The Tardiphaga alba genome includes a window with the following:
- a CDS encoding PepSY-associated TM helix domain-containing protein: MARGLKRKLRQWLYLTHRWIGIVTCLFFAMWFISGVVMMYVAFPGLSDKERLAALPEIAWEKARLSPDDAMKAAGITRYPRDLRLMMLDGEPVYRLSDWSGKRQTISAIDGHAIAGISEQQALAIASHHPASKSPRFEEMIDRDQWSVVARYDVLRPFYLVNLGDDAGTKLYVSSRTGEVALDTTHHERVWNWLGAIPHWIYPTILRQDQSLWRSVVLWISGICLIVGITGIWIGILRVRLKRRYSGGTVSPYRGWMKWHHITGLIAGLFVLTWMFSGWMSLDPGRYFADRGGMREALQRYAGHDAPTIAAQLPPTPVGAVEVRFVWFDGMPLMILAARDGTLTPTDAATGAIAPLQPDRLWKAASHLEPQARLTERQVLSDYDAYWYANHRTRELPVLRAVFDDAHGTWFHISPLTGEVLGRSDANRRTYRWLYNGLHSFDIQLLLKYRPAWDIVVILLSILGTIVSVSGVVVGWRYLKR; this comes from the coding sequence GTGGCACGAGGACTGAAACGAAAACTCCGGCAGTGGCTGTATCTCACCCACCGCTGGATCGGCATCGTCACCTGCCTGTTCTTCGCCATGTGGTTCATCTCGGGCGTGGTGATGATGTATGTCGCGTTCCCCGGCCTCTCCGACAAAGAGAGGCTGGCGGCGCTGCCCGAGATCGCATGGGAGAAGGCAAGGCTTTCTCCTGACGATGCGATGAAGGCTGCGGGCATCACGCGCTATCCGCGCGATCTACGCCTGATGATGCTCGATGGTGAGCCGGTCTATCGGCTGAGCGACTGGAGCGGCAAACGACAGACGATCTCCGCGATTGATGGTCATGCGATCGCTGGGATTTCCGAGCAGCAGGCGCTTGCGATTGCTTCACATCATCCTGCAAGCAAATCGCCGCGTTTCGAAGAGATGATCGACCGCGATCAATGGAGCGTCGTCGCGCGTTACGATGTGCTTCGACCGTTCTATCTGGTCAATCTGGGCGATGATGCCGGCACCAAACTCTACGTCTCCTCAAGAACCGGAGAGGTCGCGCTCGATACGACGCATCACGAACGCGTGTGGAATTGGCTCGGCGCAATCCCGCACTGGATCTATCCCACCATCCTGCGTCAGGATCAGTCGCTGTGGCGATCGGTCGTGCTGTGGATTTCCGGCATCTGCCTGATCGTCGGTATCACCGGAATCTGGATCGGTATTTTGCGCGTGCGGCTGAAGCGGCGCTATTCGGGCGGGACAGTGTCGCCCTATCGCGGCTGGATGAAATGGCATCACATCACCGGCCTAATCGCCGGCTTGTTCGTGCTGACCTGGATGTTCTCCGGCTGGATGTCGCTCGATCCCGGCAGATATTTCGCCGACCGGGGCGGCATGCGCGAAGCGCTGCAGCGCTATGCCGGCCATGACGCGCCGACCATCGCGGCCCAGTTGCCACCGACGCCTGTCGGCGCGGTGGAAGTCCGTTTCGTCTGGTTCGATGGCATGCCGCTGATGATCCTGGCCGCGCGCGATGGGACATTGACGCCGACGGATGCGGCCACCGGGGCGATCGCGCCATTGCAGCCGGATCGTCTCTGGAAGGCCGCCAGTCACCTGGAGCCGCAGGCACGGCTGACGGAACGACAGGTGCTGTCGGATTATGATGCCTATTGGTACGCCAATCACCGCACCCGTGAGTTACCCGTGCTGCGGGCGGTGTTCGACGATGCCCATGGCACCTGGTTTCACATCAGCCCGCTCACCGGCGAGGTCCTCGGCCGCAGCGATGCGAACCGGCGCACCTATCGCTGGCTGTACAATGGACTGCACAGCTTCGACATCCAGCTCTTGCTGAAATACCGCCCGGCCTGGGACATCGTCGTGATCCTGCTGTCGATCCTCGGCACGATCGTCTCAGTCAGCGGCGTTGTGGTGGGATGGCGCTATCTGAAGCGTTAG
- a CDS encoding TonB-dependent receptor produces MSFHPSASRRCHLLLSSVALSCLLWPTEGWTQTAQRSQTLDPVVVQPSATQPRARRAATGNAARNVRSRQQRNVAATTAPPVATPTSPVFAAPTLNLTGTTSTGSRLGLTRLQTPASVEVISAETMAERGQLNVVDAVTQNATGFTAIGEPGNGGIAFSTRGFAGSGSVTSLYDGTRLYVGAGTVNFPFDTWTAEKIEVLRGPASVMYGEGAIGGAVNVVSKLPLWIPRNQAELSIDTNMTRRIALDSGGPINKDVAYRIAVTGNASDGWIDRDNQSNIALHAAVQIKQNEDVTWTLSTDYGDRHPSKYFGTPLINGQLDPATRFKNYNVSDSTIRYQDSWSQVKTEWQVADGITLRNTLYYMYAKRHWKEVEIYGFNPGTGQIDRSDYLEIFHQQQQVGDRMDATFTGHLFGMVNTFVAGFDVNRIDFKHTSNSPFGGFSSVDPYNFNPGLFESPDITRPGYNATTNQYAFFAENRLAVTEQLALIAGVRQDQPSVTRTDFRNPANSYTRDYSATSWRAGVVYTPIQNLAFYGQYSTAADTVGGLISASNANSKFDLATGRQAEIGVKQSFWGGRGEWTLAGYEIVKNNLLSVIPGSGGVVQQVGQQSSRGVEASIGLVLDYGWRIDANTAFLRAKYDDFQQDSGVNFTGNVPFNVPQNVSNIWATWGFAPNWSANAGVQIVGKTYADSANTLEMPAYTLVSAGLQWKPDVNTTVSLRVWNIFDKIYATSSYSDNQWILGMPRTAQLAVNVKF; encoded by the coding sequence ATGTCGTTCCATCCTTCCGCATCCAGACGATGCCACCTGCTCCTCTCCTCCGTCGCGCTGTCCTGCCTGCTCTGGCCCACTGAAGGCTGGACGCAGACAGCACAACGCAGTCAGACGCTCGATCCTGTCGTCGTGCAGCCGTCGGCCACGCAGCCACGCGCCCGCCGTGCCGCAACCGGCAACGCCGCGCGCAATGTACGCTCGCGCCAGCAGCGCAATGTCGCCGCGACGACTGCTCCGCCGGTTGCGACGCCAACTAGCCCGGTCTTCGCAGCACCGACGCTCAATCTCACCGGCACCACGTCCACCGGCAGCCGCCTCGGCCTGACGCGCCTGCAGACGCCGGCCAGTGTTGAAGTGATTTCGGCGGAGACCATGGCCGAGCGCGGCCAACTGAATGTCGTTGATGCCGTGACCCAGAATGCCACCGGCTTCACCGCCATCGGCGAACCCGGCAATGGCGGCATCGCCTTCTCGACCCGCGGCTTCGCCGGCAGCGGCTCCGTCACTTCTCTCTATGATGGCACCCGCCTCTATGTCGGCGCGGGTACCGTCAATTTCCCGTTCGATACCTGGACCGCCGAGAAGATCGAAGTGCTGCGTGGCCCGGCCTCGGTGATGTATGGCGAAGGCGCCATTGGCGGCGCCGTCAATGTGGTCTCGAAACTGCCGCTCTGGATTCCGCGCAACCAGGCCGAACTCTCCATCGACACCAACATGACACGCCGCATCGCGCTCGATAGCGGCGGGCCGATCAACAAGGACGTCGCCTATCGCATCGCCGTCACCGGCAATGCCAGCGACGGCTGGATTGATCGCGACAACCAGTCGAACATCGCGCTGCATGCCGCCGTACAGATCAAGCAGAACGAGGACGTCACCTGGACGCTGTCCACCGACTATGGCGACCGGCATCCGTCGAAATATTTCGGCACGCCGCTGATCAACGGCCAGCTCGATCCGGCGACCCGCTTCAAGAACTACAATGTCAGCGACAGCACCATCCGCTACCAGGACAGCTGGAGCCAGGTGAAGACCGAATGGCAGGTGGCCGACGGCATCACGCTGCGCAACACGCTCTATTACATGTATGCGAAGCGCCACTGGAAGGAGGTCGAGATCTACGGCTTCAATCCCGGCACCGGTCAGATCGACCGCAGCGACTATCTGGAAATCTTCCACCAGCAGCAGCAAGTCGGCGACCGCATGGACGCCACCTTCACCGGCCACCTGTTCGGCATGGTGAACACCTTCGTGGCCGGCTTCGACGTCAACCGCATCGACTTCAAGCACACCAGCAATTCGCCCTTCGGAGGCTTCTCGTCGGTCGATCCCTATAACTTCAATCCCGGCCTGTTCGAGAGCCCGGACATCACGCGCCCCGGCTACAACGCGACCACCAATCAATATGCGTTCTTTGCCGAAAACCGCCTCGCCGTCACCGAGCAGCTGGCGCTGATCGCCGGCGTGCGGCAGGACCAGCCGAGCGTGACCCGTACCGACTTCCGAAATCCCGCCAACAGCTACACACGGGATTACTCGGCGACGAGCTGGCGCGCCGGCGTCGTCTATACGCCGATCCAGAACCTCGCTTTTTACGGCCAGTATTCGACGGCCGCGGACACGGTGGGCGGCCTGATCTCGGCGAGCAATGCCAATTCCAAATTCGATCTCGCCACCGGCCGGCAGGCCGAGATCGGCGTCAAGCAGTCCTTCTGGGGCGGCCGCGGCGAATGGACCCTCGCCGGCTATGAGATCGTGAAGAACAATCTTCTGTCCGTCATTCCCGGCAGCGGCGGTGTCGTCCAGCAGGTCGGCCAGCAATCTTCGCGTGGCGTCGAGGCCTCGATCGGCCTCGTTCTGGATTACGGCTGGCGCATCGACGCCAACACCGCTTTCCTGCGCGCCAAGTATGACGACTTCCAGCAGGATAGCGGCGTGAACTTCACCGGCAATGTCCCGTTCAACGTCCCGCAGAACGTCTCGAATATCTGGGCGACATGGGGCTTCGCACCGAACTGGTCGGCCAATGCCGGCGTGCAGATCGTCGGCAAGACCTATGCGGACAGCGCCAATACGCTGGAAATGCCGGCTTACACGCTGGTCAGTGCGGGCCTGCAATGGAAGCCGGATGTCAACACGACCGTGTCACTGCGCGTGTGGAACATCTTCGACAAGATCTATGCGACGTCGAGCTACAGCGACAATCAGTGGATCCTCGGCATGCCACGCACGGCGCAATTGGCTGTGAACGTGAAGTTCTGA
- a CDS encoding TonB-dependent receptor codes for MTPTGPAFAAPTLNLTGTAPTGSRLGLTRLQTPASVDVISAQTMSERGQQNINDAVTQNAVGITANPSLGNGGLAFSARGFTGSSSVMTIYDGTQLYVGQGTATFPYDTWSAERIEVLRGPASVLYGSGAIGGAINVVSKLPTWIPTNQAAISFDTNMTKRIAVDSGGPVSENVAYRITATGNLSDGWVDRGNNSNVSVHAAIQVKQNEDVTWTFLSDYADVQPQRYWGTPLVNGRILDSTRFNNYNFSDGIVHYKDNLNQIRTEWNVTDGVSVRNVLYYMDVHRHWRNAESYVANPVTGLVTRNNGNTEIYQAQQQIGNRMDATFRGHLFGLTNQFVAGFDVNHIKFGRDANFRVGNTGTSTVSLYDPIPGSFFSTQPTILDYRSITNQYSLFAENKLDLTEQLSLIAGIRQDEPTVTRTDFINPANSLVKSFSNTTWRAGAVYTPIKDLAFYAQYATAVDPVTSGLLALDAANANYNLTTGRQIEAGVKQSLLGGRFEWTLAGYEIVKKDLVARDPNNVNIIMQVGQQSSRGVEASVGMLLDYGWRIDANTTFLQAQYDEFRQPSGVNFAGNVPQNVPLNVSNIWATWDFAPNWSANAGIQIVGKTYADAANTLARPTYNVVNAGVQWKPDTNTTVSLRVYNLFDEIYAVSGGTNQWVLGMPRTAQLAVNVKF; via the coding sequence GTGACGCCGACCGGCCCTGCTTTCGCCGCACCGACGCTGAATCTCACCGGCACCGCGCCGACCGGCAGCCGTCTCGGCCTCACCCGCCTGCAGACCCCCGCCAGCGTCGATGTCATCTCCGCGCAGACCATGTCGGAGCGCGGCCAGCAGAACATCAATGACGCCGTGACGCAGAATGCGGTCGGCATCACCGCCAATCCTTCGCTTGGCAATGGCGGCCTCGCTTTCAGCGCACGTGGCTTCACCGGCTCCAGTTCCGTCATGACGATCTATGACGGCACCCAACTCTATGTCGGCCAGGGAACAGCGACTTTCCCCTATGACACGTGGTCCGCAGAGCGCATCGAGGTGCTGCGTGGGCCGGCCTCTGTGCTGTACGGATCCGGCGCCATCGGCGGCGCCATCAATGTGGTGTCGAAACTGCCGACCTGGATACCCACCAACCAGGCCGCGATTTCGTTCGACACCAACATGACCAAGCGTATCGCGGTCGATAGCGGCGGCCCGGTGAGCGAAAACGTCGCCTATCGCATCACTGCCACAGGCAATCTCTCCGACGGCTGGGTCGATCGCGGCAACAATTCAAATGTCTCCGTGCATGCTGCCATCCAGGTGAAGCAGAACGAGGACGTCACCTGGACCTTCCTCAGCGACTATGCCGACGTACAGCCGCAGCGCTATTGGGGAACACCCCTGGTCAATGGACGCATTCTCGATTCCACCCGTTTCAATAACTACAATTTCAGCGACGGCATCGTTCACTACAAGGACAACCTGAACCAGATCCGCACCGAATGGAACGTGACCGACGGCGTATCTGTGCGCAACGTGTTGTACTACATGGATGTCCATCGTCACTGGCGAAACGCGGAAAGCTACGTCGCCAATCCGGTGACCGGCCTCGTCACCCGCAACAACGGCAATACCGAGATTTACCAAGCCCAGCAGCAGATCGGCAACCGCATGGATGCCACCTTCCGTGGGCATTTGTTCGGATTGACCAATCAGTTCGTTGCCGGCTTCGATGTGAACCACATCAAGTTCGGTCGTGACGCCAATTTCCGTGTGGGAAATACCGGCACCTCGACCGTGTCTCTCTACGATCCGATCCCGGGAAGTTTCTTTAGCACACAGCCCACCATTCTCGACTATCGCAGCATCACTAACCAGTATTCGCTTTTCGCCGAGAACAAGCTGGACCTCACAGAGCAGCTGTCATTGATCGCCGGGATTCGTCAGGACGAGCCGACCGTCACGCGCACGGACTTCATCAATCCGGCGAACAGTCTCGTAAAATCTTTCTCCAACACGACGTGGCGCGCCGGAGCCGTCTACACACCGATCAAGGATCTCGCATTCTACGCCCAGTACGCCACCGCGGTGGACCCCGTCACGAGTGGCCTGCTCGCGCTCGATGCAGCGAATGCGAACTACAATCTCACGACCGGCCGGCAGATCGAAGCCGGCGTCAAGCAGTCGCTGCTCGGCGGCCGCTTCGAATGGACGCTGGCGGGCTACGAGATCGTCAAGAAAGACCTTGTCGCACGCGATCCGAATAATGTGAACATCATCATGCAGGTCGGTCAGCAGTCGTCGCGCGGCGTCGAGGCGTCAGTCGGCATGCTGCTGGATTACGGCTGGCGGATCGATGCCAACACAACCTTCCTGCAGGCGCAGTATGATGAGTTCAGACAGCCTAGCGGCGTCAATTTTGCTGGCAATGTCCCGCAGAACGTGCCGCTGAATGTCTCCAATATCTGGGCGACATGGGACTTTGCACCGAACTGGTCGGCCAATGCCGGTATCCAGATCGTCGGCAAGACCTATGCCGATGCGGCCAACACGCTGGCGCGCCCGACTTACAATGTCGTCAATGCGGGCGTGCAGTGGAAGCCCGATACGAACACCACCGTCTCGCTGCGCGTCTACAACCTGTTCGACGAGATCTACGCCGTCTCCGGCGGCACCAATCAGTGGGTGCTCGGCATGCCGCGCACGGCGCAGCTTGCGGTGAATGTGAAGTTCTGA
- a CDS encoding DUF3526 domain-containing protein — MSQMKHTSTFQLIFRHELTILTRDRTLPIVAILLAAMVLGGLFVGITQAKQRSAMIAEVIEHSAKRQAANEKTLQSVLDGKQALVPFGNPANPAALAGGLAGRHTTLPNLPLAALAIGQSDMVPNYYRISYLSKVQFMYDTEIENPWNLLSGHFDLSFVITFVLPLLVIGLSFNMLSAEREQGTLRMLFAQPMALTTLIAAKASARYLVFLAVILPLPPLVLLSLFPETRSMDSLLFMALWALVVAGYTLFWFALAALVNAFGRASSSNALILISGWTFLVLILPIVMNLVVGAISPAPSRTELASRTRVVTADALREYEDMYSTDYRYASDPETLAVKDGRIEVPPRMRAFFLAKQRVDAQVEPLLNQFDHQLLEQQKLVDLIGFLSPAILVNEALNLVAGNDSRRFVAFKNQTEAFHNGWRAFFAPKIATDRATTRAEMTALPVWQRQETATTTTAWRIASRAALLLLVSFIIAIFAMRRLRHGQIV; from the coding sequence ATGTCGCAGATGAAGCATACATCCACGTTCCAGCTCATCTTCCGGCATGAGCTGACCATCCTCACCCGCGACCGCACGTTGCCGATCGTTGCCATCCTGCTCGCGGCGATGGTGCTGGGCGGCCTGTTCGTCGGCATCACCCAGGCCAAGCAGCGCAGCGCGATGATCGCCGAGGTCATCGAACACAGCGCCAAGCGACAAGCGGCCAACGAAAAGACGCTGCAATCCGTGCTCGACGGCAAGCAGGCGCTGGTCCCGTTCGGCAACCCCGCCAATCCGGCGGCGCTCGCGGGCGGCCTCGCCGGCCGCCACACCACACTGCCGAATCTGCCGCTGGCGGCGCTGGCGATCGGTCAATCCGACATGGTGCCGAACTATTATCGCATCTCGTATCTGAGCAAGGTCCAGTTCATGTACGACACCGAGATCGAGAATCCCTGGAATCTGCTCAGCGGACATTTCGATCTCTCTTTCGTCATCACTTTCGTACTGCCGCTGCTGGTGATCGGCCTGTCCTTCAACATGCTGTCCGCCGAGCGCGAACAGGGCACGCTGCGGATGCTGTTCGCGCAGCCGATGGCACTGACGACGCTGATCGCCGCCAAAGCGAGCGCACGTTATCTCGTCTTCCTGGCCGTGATACTGCCGCTACCGCCGCTCGTGCTGCTGTCGCTGTTTCCGGAAACGCGCAGCATGGATTCGCTGCTGTTCATGGCGCTGTGGGCGCTGGTGGTCGCCGGCTATACGTTGTTCTGGTTCGCGCTGGCAGCACTGGTCAATGCATTCGGCCGTGCGTCCTCGTCGAACGCATTGATCCTGATCTCCGGCTGGACGTTCCTCGTCCTCATCCTGCCCATCGTGATGAATCTCGTCGTCGGCGCCATCAGCCCGGCGCCGTCGCGCACCGAGCTTGCCAGTCGCACACGCGTGGTGACCGCCGATGCGCTGCGCGAGTATGAAGACATGTACAGCACGGACTATCGCTATGCCTCGGATCCCGAGACCTTGGCAGTGAAGGACGGTCGCATTGAGGTCCCGCCCCGCATGCGCGCTTTCTTCCTGGCCAAGCAACGCGTCGACGCACAGGTTGAGCCGTTGTTGAATCAGTTCGACCATCAATTGCTGGAACAGCAGAAACTGGTGGATCTGATTGGCTTCCTGTCACCCGCGATCCTGGTCAATGAGGCGCTGAATCTCGTAGCGGGTAACGATTCCCGCCGTTTCGTCGCTTTCAAGAACCAGACGGAAGCCTTCCACAACGGCTGGCGCGCATTCTTCGCGCCGAAGATCGCAACAGACCGCGCGACGACGCGTGCCGAGATGACTGCGCTGCCAGTGTGGCAGCGGCAGGAGACAGCGACCACGACAACCGCGTGGCGCATCGCGTCCCGCGCGGCGCTACTGCTGCTTGTGAGCTTCATTATCGCAATCTTTGCGATGCGCAGACTACGCCATGGCCAGATCGTGTAA
- a CDS encoding ABC transporter permease subunit — protein MIRTIALKDLREIIRDGRMLWAAALIILLSIVALASGSIRQSQINHERAAGQALDYQAWLQQGERHPHDAAEQGMHVFKPEPPLAVLDPGIEPFVGSTVWLQAHRQSELKFRPAQDATGLQRFGQLSPAWIVQVLVPLLIIVIGFGAISGERERGTLRQLLSIGVPARQLLLGKALALAACACALVIPVWLVFSVVATISLPSAERLDVVYRMLWLIAGYGLYLGFFVFLTIAVSAMVRSSRAAVVLLLGFWVAATLIAPRTASEIANVIDPTPSRLDFNNHLSHDISEAAGEAWKSSFGVKEQWDPSLPLSKWGAALKVDDHAGYGVLDQTFGKLWDTFERQQRFQQWIGLVAPVITLRGFSMGLAGTDFAQHRDFSTAAELQRRKIQEIVSDDLVAHADTLGNAHFSYKAGSKLWATVPEFKYQLPTIGFAARRYWPDLLLLAAMFAAAATLASIAVSRSLKRMA, from the coding sequence GTGATCCGCACCATCGCCCTCAAGGATCTGCGCGAGATCATCCGCGACGGCCGCATGCTGTGGGCTGCGGCGCTCATCATCCTGCTCTCCATCGTCGCACTGGCGTCGGGATCGATCCGGCAATCGCAGATCAATCACGAGCGCGCTGCCGGCCAGGCGCTGGATTATCAGGCTTGGCTGCAACAGGGCGAGCGGCATCCGCATGATGCCGCCGAACAGGGCATGCATGTGTTCAAGCCGGAGCCGCCGCTGGCGGTGCTCGATCCCGGCATCGAGCCCTTTGTCGGCTCCACCGTCTGGCTGCAGGCGCACCGCCAGAGCGAGTTGAAATTCCGGCCGGCGCAGGATGCCACCGGGCTGCAGCGTTTCGGCCAGCTCTCGCCTGCATGGATTGTGCAGGTACTGGTGCCACTGCTGATCATCGTGATCGGCTTCGGCGCCATCAGCGGCGAGCGCGAACGCGGCACGCTGCGGCAATTGCTGAGCATCGGCGTGCCCGCGCGGCAATTGCTACTCGGCAAGGCGCTCGCGCTCGCCGCCTGCGCTTGCGCGCTGGTGATTCCGGTCTGGCTGGTGTTCTCGGTCGTCGCCACCATCAGCCTGCCCTCCGCCGAGCGGCTCGATGTGGTCTATCGCATGCTCTGGCTGATTGCGGGCTATGGGCTCTATCTCGGCTTCTTCGTCTTCCTCACCATCGCGGTCTCCGCCATGGTGCGCTCGTCGCGCGCTGCCGTCGTGCTCTTGCTTGGCTTCTGGGTCGCAGCGACATTGATCGCCCCGCGCACTGCATCGGAAATTGCCAATGTGATCGATCCCACGCCGTCGCGGCTCGATTTCAACAATCACTTGTCGCACGACATCTCCGAAGCCGCAGGCGAGGCCTGGAAATCGAGTTTCGGCGTCAAGGAGCAATGGGATCCGTCTCTGCCGCTCAGCAAATGGGGCGCAGCGCTCAAGGTCGATGACCATGCAGGCTATGGCGTGCTCGACCAGACCTTCGGCAAATTGTGGGACACGTTCGAGCGCCAGCAGCGCTTCCAGCAATGGATCGGCCTCGTCGCTCCCGTCATCACGCTGCGCGGTTTTTCCATGGGCCTAGCCGGAACCGATTTCGCGCAGCACCGCGATTTCTCCACCGCCGCAGAACTGCAACGCCGCAAGATCCAGGAGATTGTCAGCGACGATCTCGTCGCCCATGCCGACACGCTCGGCAACGCTCATTTCAGCTACAAGGCCGGCTCAAAACTCTGGGCCACCGTGCCGGAATTCAAATATCAGCTGCCGACGATCGGCTTTGCAGCCCGCCGCTACTGGCCCGACCTTTTGCTGCTGGCCGCGATGTTCGCCGCTGCCGCGACGCTCGCTTCCATCGCCGTCTCTCGCAGCCTGAAGCGGATGGCCTGA
- a CDS encoding ABC transporter ATP-binding protein, producing the protein MLEAITVKKQFGAKCALDDVSLNVQPGDIYCLLGANGAGKTTLINLFLNFIQPTAGRLLINKRDVAAEPFETKRLLAYIPEQVNLYPQLSGVENLAFFATLAIGEELPRERLLELLQAAGLPLQAADDRVGTYSKGMRQKVGIAIALAKNAKALLLDEPTSGLDPSAANEFSELLVNASRNGVAILTTTHDLFHAKQTGTRIGIMRRGKLVQELNSADVSHADLQALYLEHMKA; encoded by the coding sequence ATGCTTGAGGCCATCACCGTCAAGAAGCAGTTCGGTGCCAAATGCGCACTCGACGATGTCTCGCTCAACGTACAGCCCGGCGATATCTATTGCCTGCTCGGCGCCAATGGCGCTGGCAAGACCACGCTGATCAATCTGTTTCTGAATTTCATTCAGCCGACAGCAGGTCGCCTGCTGATTAACAAGCGCGATGTCGCCGCAGAGCCGTTTGAGACCAAGCGGCTGCTCGCTTACATCCCCGAACAGGTCAATCTCTATCCGCAGCTGTCCGGCGTCGAGAATCTCGCTTTCTTTGCGACCCTTGCCATCGGTGAGGAATTACCCCGCGAACGCCTGCTCGAACTCCTGCAGGCCGCCGGCCTGCCGCTGCAAGCGGCCGACGATCGCGTCGGCACCTATTCGAAAGGCATGCGCCAGAAAGTCGGCATCGCCATCGCGCTGGCGAAGAACGCCAAGGCATTGCTGCTGGACGAGCCGACATCGGGCCTCGATCCGTCCGCCGCCAACGAGTTTTCCGAATTGCTGGTCAATGCCAGCCGCAATGGCGTGGCCATCCTGACGACGACCCACGACCTCTTCCACGCCAAACAGACCGGCACCCGTATCGGCATCATGCGCCGAGGCAAGCTCGTGCAGGAACTGAACAGCGCCGATGTCAGCCACGCGGATCTGCAGGCCCTCTATCTCGAACATATGAAAGCCTGA
- a CDS encoding alkaline phosphatase D family protein codes for MAIRVSRRRFLTTAAAGAGVLAMPSLSRAADRPVVSHGVQSGDIGLDSGMIWSRADRPAQMLVEVATTDSFKHARALPPVNVLPESDFTAKLLLENLPSGQDIFYRVRFRDLAHTSVVGEPVNGRFRTAPADRRDVSFVWGGDVAGQGWGINADDGGMVTFATMRKHNPDFLLHNGDTIYADGPMVAEVKLPDGALWKNTTLVPEKAKVAETLDEFRAAHKYNLLDDNVRAFNADVPIFGQWDDHEVTNNWSASKQLPAAYKERDIGVLAARGARAFHEMYPVRINPAEPGRVYRTLNYGPHLDVFMLDERSYRSPNGPNTQTSYGPEAYFIGPEQLAWLKRALLESRATWKVIASDMPIGLLVYDNAATKSGSEAIAQGDGPALGRELEIADLLRFIKVAGIRNTVWFTADVHYTAAHYYNPDKAQFQDFEPFWEFVSGPFHAGTFGPAGLDNTFGPEVRFVKAPGKGKQNLPPSAGMQFFGHVKIEGATGQMTVTLRDRADTALWSTVLDPKMG; via the coding sequence ATGGCCATCCGCGTGTCCCGTCGCCGCTTTCTCACCACGGCTGCCGCTGGCGCCGGCGTGTTGGCGATGCCCTCGCTCAGCCGTGCGGCGGATCGGCCGGTGGTGTCGCATGGCGTGCAGTCCGGTGATATCGGGCTCGATAGCGGCATGATCTGGTCGCGGGCGGATCGCCCTGCGCAGATGCTGGTGGAAGTGGCGACCACCGATTCCTTCAAGCATGCACGTGCTCTGCCGCCGGTGAATGTGCTGCCGGAGAGTGATTTCACCGCAAAGCTGCTGCTGGAAAATCTGCCTTCGGGGCAGGACATCTTCTACCGCGTGCGCTTCCGCGATCTCGCGCATACGAGCGTGGTCGGCGAGCCCGTCAACGGACGCTTCCGCACCGCGCCGGCGGATCGGCGCGATGTGTCTTTCGTCTGGGGCGGCGACGTCGCCGGGCAGGGCTGGGGCATCAATGCCGATGACGGTGGCATGGTCACCTTCGCCACCATGCGCAAGCACAATCCGGATTTCCTCCTGCATAATGGCGATACGATCTATGCCGACGGGCCGATGGTCGCCGAAGTAAAGCTTCCGGATGGGGCGCTCTGGAAGAACACCACGTTGGTGCCGGAGAAAGCAAAAGTCGCCGAGACGCTCGATGAATTCCGTGCGGCGCATAAATACAATCTGCTCGACGACAATGTGCGCGCCTTCAATGCTGATGTGCCGATCTTCGGCCAGTGGGACGATCACGAGGTCACCAACAATTGGTCGGCCTCGAAGCAATTGCCGGCCGCCTACAAGGAGCGCGATATCGGCGTGCTCGCCGCGCGTGGGGCGCGGGCGTTTCACGAGATGTATCCTGTGCGGATCAATCCGGCCGAACCCGGCCGCGTCTATCGCACCCTGAACTACGGCCCGCATCTCGATGTCTTCATGCTGGACGAGCGCAGCTATCGCAGCCCGAACGGGCCGAACACCCAGACGAGCTACGGCCCTGAGGCGTATTTCATCGGCCCGGAGCAACTGGCCTGGCTGAAGCGCGCTTTGCTGGAATCCCGCGCCACCTGGAAGGTGATCGCCTCCGACATGCCGATCGGCCTGCTGGTCTATGACAACGCAGCCACGAAATCGGGCTCCGAGGCGATTGCTCAGGGCGATGGTCCGGCGCTCGGGCGCGAGCTGGAGATCGCCGACCTGCTCCGCTTCATCAAGGTGGCCGGCATCCGCAATACAGTGTGGTTTACCGCCGATGTTCACTACACGGCGGCCCATTACTACAACCCGGACAAGGCCCAGTTCCAGGATTTCGAGCCGTTCTGGGAGTTTGTCTCCGGCCCGTTCCATGCCGGTACCTTCGGCCCGGCCGGGCTGGACAACACCTTCGGCCCCGAAGTCCGCTTCGTGAAAGCGCCGGGCAAAGGGAAGCAGAACCTGCCGCCCTCGGCCGGTATGCAGTTCTTCGGTCACGTAAAGATCGAGGGGGCAACCGGCCAGATGACCGTAACGCTCCGGGATCGGGCCGATACGGCCCTTTGGAGCACCGTTCTGGACCCCAAAATGGGCTGA